AAGCTAATTGCTAAAAGCTAACAGCCAATAGCTAAAAGCTAACAGCCAATAGCTAACGGCTAAAAGCCAACAGCTAAAAAACCCTTTCCAACACCTGAATCATATTCCCTTCCCCATCGAAACAATTCCTCACTTTTCCGCCGCCGATTGCATCCATGACCTCTCCGCCCCATTTGATGTCTTTGGAATCGAGGTACTGAATGGCGGCGGTAATGTCCGTAACGCGGAATGCGACGTGTGACCAGCCGGGTGTCCAGGTGGTGCGTTCCTGGCGGAGCGTATGGTCTTTTGGCATGATTTCCAGCAAGGTACCGTCAAGTGCTTTGAGCATCCAGATCGGTTTAGGATGTTTAAAATACCGTTCATAACCCAGCGTTTCGCAGTACCAGTCTGCCAATACTTCTACATCGTCAGCTGCTACCGCCGGGTGATCAACGCCCGTAAAAAGGGATTTCCAATCGTTTTCCATATTATTCTTTTTGTCTATTTTGTGGTTAGCAGCTGTTTCCGTTTCAACCCTCCTCCATTCTCCACCCTCCATCCTCCCTGATAATCCCAATCCTTCCCCCGGCCCCGACCACGTTAATCCTCTCAAAACCACCCGCTACTTCCAACTCCCAGGTATCATTACCTTTCCTTAAAATGTGTGTATTACCCTGCGCTTCATAATTCCATAAAGCGATATTTTCGGACTGGTCCAATGCAATGGCCGTTACCATGATCCGATCCAAAGTACTTTCGTTTTCGGTATGCCTGAACAACAAGCCGCTTCCCGGCTTACCTTCTCCCAACTGATTGGGTTCCACATGATAAGCATCGTGGACATATGCATATACCGGAAAACCGAGCGTCGATTGCGCGGATTGAAACAGCCTCATTCCCGAACCTCCCCGCCTGACCGCCAGCGCATGATCATCTTTTTCAAACGTCGTTTTTCCGTCCCGGTTATTGACCAGCCAGTTCCACATGGTCGTCACCGGCTTGTTCGCTGTGATTTTATCAACCACAAAAACAACCTGACTACCTGCCAAAATCCAGAACCGACTGAATGTTGTAATCGGGTCGTCATACACTTTTGCAGCCTCGCAGCCGATCACCGAAACAATGCCTGATCTTTCACAAATCAACTTCCTATTGCCGCGATCGACAGGCTCCCCTACTTTTCCATTCCGGATTTCCCTGCGGGGCAAAACGCTTTTTTGTTCAAGTAACGTGGCCTTTGCCAGGTCTTCCTGCAAACCGAGCTTGTCTTTTTCCACCAGAAATGTGCAGGTATTGTGCGTTTGCGATGCGCTTTCCAGGCCGTGGATCAGGTTTCGGTAGCAGCTGTGGCCGGGATCGACGAGCAATCGCTCATGTTGATAAGCCAGGATAAAACCGTTCACATCGCCATGCAAATGCCCCGGCCCGTTCAATGCATCTCCACCTCCATTGATCGCCACAACCGCTTTCCCATCCCATTGATCCCGCAAAAAACCGTGTCCATTACTGAAAGAAACGGTTGCCGGAAGGTTTGCTTCTTGTGGTGTGACGGCTTGGAGGTCGTTTGTTAAAAGGGGCAGCGTCAGAAAACCCCAGTCATTGCGCATCCCGAAAGTCGCCAGATCGTGTGGTCCCTGATACGGTACCGGCTGGTAATATTTTTGAAATAAATAAAAGGCCAGCCCCGCTTCTTCACGGTTGGTATTCCTGGCGGCCAGATGCAGAAGCAAGTCACCCGATGGACGAAATAATGCCGCACTGTCATTAAAATTCACCGCCCGCGCCCGTGGCTGCTCGCCCCAGGAATTCATCGGTTTAGCATACAACATGCTGTTCACCACCCACTTAATACCTTTTCCATAGGCCGAAACATCCAGCTGCGCCGCTTTTGCCGGATATGCGCGCGCTACCGATTCGTAGGCCAGCATCAAAGCAAAAGCCAGGTAGTTCCCGTATTGCAGCGATTCCGCATACGAACCATCCGATTGAAAAGCAGTGGCGCATTGCTGCAATTCCGGAATGTAAGCATCCAGTATTTCTTCGTCTCGCAAAACAGCCGACGACACGATCACGCCCGACACCATAATCCCGCGCCAGTTGGCCAGGTGTGTGTTCTTTTGGACCCAGCGTTCGCACAGCTCCATTCCCTTTTCGGCCAACGCGGTTTCAATCTCGTCCCGCTCTGCCTCACTCCAAACATCCCCTGCCAGATCCAGTGCGGACGCGAGTGCCCAGCAAAGGTGCGCCGTTTCCAAATGTCCGGAATAGGGTTTCGAATGATTGCGGAAGGCCGGTCCTGCCCA
This Dyadobacter sp. UC 10 DNA region includes the following protein-coding sequences:
- a CDS encoding VOC family protein, producing the protein MENDWKSLFTGVDHPAVAADDVEVLADWYCETLGYERYFKHPKPIWMLKALDGTLLEIMPKDHTLRQERTTWTPGWSHVAFRVTDITAAIQYLDSKDIKWGGEVMDAIGGGKVRNCFDGEGNMIQVLERVF
- a CDS encoding heparinase II/III domain-containing protein, with the protein product MHIFITKKEREDILQKLHDRDPLICSFLDALKQRVARRVENGGLCQPGDATSWYYPAAEYISDAAMLHGLFPEEKRAAWIRSVTLTIARKPESDWAGPAFRNHSKPYSGHLETAHLCWALASALDLAGDVWSEAERDEIETALAEKGMELCERWVQKNTHLANWRGIMVSGVIVSSAVLRDEEILDAYIPELQQCATAFQSDGSYAESLQYGNYLAFALMLAYESVARAYPAKAAQLDVSAYGKGIKWVVNSMLYAKPMNSWGEQPRARAVNFNDSAALFRPSGDLLLHLAARNTNREEAGLAFYLFQKYYQPVPYQGPHDLATFGMRNDWGFLTLPLLTNDLQAVTPQEANLPATVSFSNGHGFLRDQWDGKAVVAINGGGDALNGPGHLHGDVNGFILAYQHERLLVDPGHSCYRNLIHGLESASQTHNTCTFLVEKDKLGLQEDLAKATLLEQKSVLPRREIRNGKVGEPVDRGNRKLICERSGIVSVIGCEAAKVYDDPITTFSRFWILAGSQVVFVVDKITANKPVTTMWNWLVNNRDGKTTFEKDDHALAVRRGGSGMRLFQSAQSTLGFPVYAYVHDAYHVEPNQLGEGKPGSGLLFRHTENESTLDRIMVTAIALDQSENIALWNYEAQGNTHILRKGNDTWELEVAGGFERINVVGAGGRIGIIREDGGWRMEEG